In Notolabrus celidotus isolate fNotCel1 chromosome 10, fNotCel1.pri, whole genome shotgun sequence, one DNA window encodes the following:
- the sec22a gene encoding vesicle-trafficking protein SEC22a, whose product MSMVLFASVVRVGDGLPLSASTDYEQDKELQETKKHLKGLSKKLGQFPDRCTLKTGSYNVNFTSALGVGYMMVCGANYPNVLAFCFLDELQKEFIVTYDSKRISSAVRPYSFIEFDTFIQKTKQRYNSPRSLSTKINLSDMQTEIKLRPPYQLSHEDLRAINGFSVQTPSKYKGIAPTQLLEPVTLPGIVSCVLSVLCGGLNLLRGVHAIESILQNDDEDFNYVIAFFLGTAACLYQCYLFAYFSVWRNSKSFLAFALICLSNMYLYELRNMWQILFHVAVGAFMTLQIKLRQPLGKAPDYNV is encoded by the exons ATGTCGATGGTGTTGTTTGCCTCTGTGGTCCGGGTCGGAGACGGCCTGCCGCTCTCAGCATCGACCGACTACGAGCAGGacaaagagctgcaggagaCCAAGAAGCACCTTAAAGGTCTCTCCAAGAAACTCGGCCAGTTCCCCGACCGCTGCACGCTCAAGACCGGATCCTATAATGTCAA ttttaCGAGCGCCCTGGGTGTTGGATACATGATGGTGTGCGGCGCAAACTACCCCAATGTGCTGGCCTTCTGCTTCCTGGACGAGCTGCAGAAGGAGTTTATCGTCACCTATGACTCCAAACGGATCAGCAGTGCCGTGCGGCCGTACTCTTTTATTGAATTTG acaccttcatccAGAAAACCAAACAGCGCTACAACAGCCCGCGCTCCCTGTCCACCAAGATCAACCTGTCTGACATGCAGACGGAGATCAAGCTGCGACCGCCCTACCAGCTCTCCCATGAGGACCTGCGGGCTATCAATGGATTCTCAGTGCAGACGCCCTCCAAATACAAAGGCATAG CTCCCACACAGCTGTTGGAGCCCGTGACTCTTCCGGGCATCGTGTCCTGTGTGCTGAGTGTCCTCTGTGGAGGCCTGAACCTGCTGCGAGGAGTTCACGCAATAGAGAGCATATTACAG aatGACGATGAAGACTTTAATTATGTGATTGCCTTCTTCCTCGGCACAGCGGCCTGTCTGTATCAG TGCTACCTGTTCGCCTACTTCTCGGTCTGGAGGAACAGTAAGTCCTTCCTGGCGTTTGCACTCATCTGCTTGTCCAACATGTATCTGTATGAACTGAGAAACATGTGGCAGATCCTCTTCCATGTGGCGGTGGGAGCCTTCATGACTCTGCAGATCAAACTGAGGCAACCGCTGGGGAAAGCTCCGGACTACAACGTCTGA